The Episyrphus balteatus chromosome 3, idEpiBalt1.1, whole genome shotgun sequence genome segment TTCAGTATTCAGTACCCAAGACAAGTTCAATATAAATATGAAGTTCATTACAATTATTTCTTGTATTTTGATCGTTTTGGCTGTGGCTCACAAAACTTTTGCacaaacaacagcagcagcaacaacagcagcaacaactgcAGCAACAActgcagcaacaacagcagcaacaacagcagcaacaactgcagcaacaacagcagcaacaaccgCAGCAACAACTGCAGCAACAACTGCAGCAACAACTGCAGCAGCAACTAAAAGAATAGTTAAAACAAAAGGAAATTACACAGTCAAAGTGACAAAAGTTTCAAAACCGGTTGTTCAACGGCGGCGTATTCCAGGAGCAGTTTTTGTATTGAATGCTGGTGGTGCTAGTCAAAAACGTTTTCCTAAAGGTTTtcgaaaaccaaaaataattaataggaGAGGCTAAGTACAATTTTCGGATTTTGAACCTAAATTAAAACGACTCCAAAATTAGTTTCACGAATaactttcaataaaaatgtaattcagaaaaaaaaaaaattaactaatacCTACAATGTTATCtttggtaatttcaaaaattgatgtaCTTAATTACTTTCAATTTGGTGTAACACATAACAcatgtataataaaaaaattaattaataaataaatcaaattgaaaactattttttttttaacttttaaaaccGAAAACTAGATCCCTTTAAGTTTAGAATTTTAAGCCTTTCCACAAAATGTTTtctatgaaattttgaaaaagtacaagactctctttttttttttttatttttcataaatttagaaagaaagagaaaagagaaaagagaaagagaaattttttcctgatttcaaaaattaggagaatgaagttttttttatttcaataggcaatttattaaaaagtttaGATGCTGATGCAGTGTTAAAGTTGGAGAATTGAGTTCTATTACTTATTGGAATGTTATGCATTAATTCTTAAGCTGTGTATTTGAACTTCTGAGTACCTCACTGTATCCACTTCTCATGAAATAAACATTAAGAACTTTATATAGGTACATGGGCCTTAATAATTATCAAATTTAGtgcttaatttaaaataaaacctcAAGATTTTAGAAAATCCGTAAACTAATATTAtgaatttaatatatttaatttaatgcacttgttgttgtttttacacaTTAATTTATGGACACGAAATCAAAGGAAACGGGTCGTTCTCGTTATTCTGATGTATTCAAAAATTCTGtgtgaccaaaattctgtatctgaatcaaaaattctgtatgaacataattctttaaaaaaaattctttaaaaaccgATGATACTCCGTTTAGCGAGTATTTATGTTTTTCGCTAAACGAAGTATTatcctttaaattaaatatttgtttattttataggTAACCTATTTTAAAATACGAAATTATCATCCGCATGACCTTTAGTTACTTTTGTCCACATGCcctcatttttcggaaaaaaaactaaataattcacacaaattttaaaatttatttaaaatattgagcAAGAACGATAaatctttgccgccgggtacaaagggattaagtcacaaaattgcacttttcgggtttcgatgaaataagaataacctcttttttctcttttatttggtatcaaaacataaatttagaatatttatttcctataaaaataagaggattcTAAAAATTCATCGTTAAGCTCAACTtcgcattttctggcaaactataattatttatgacttaaccccattgtacccggcggcaaagaaaTAATATATTAAACAATCATTGGAAAAAGATTTACCATAATATATTAAGATTCTatgacatttttattaaaaaaaccggcactcaaaaaaatttcaaattacacctttttttcttttttttttaatgtggtaCGTTTTTATTGCTCGACCGTTTGACAAAAACTAACTCGTAAAGAGAAGAGTTGAAGTGTTAACAAAACTGCATAGCTACATGGAATTTCTCAAACACGTATATGTTGATGCTGTAAATGGGCTTGTTACTTTTGACCCCGGTCTCCCCTATTTAACTAACAAATTAAGTATAATAGTGTATATAAGAGCCGTTTGCTAAAACGTAAAGTGAGAaagcaacaattttttcacttttacagaattttggataacagaattttgaaatccagaatttcgCATTTACAGCATTTtataatacagaattttgaatttacagaattttagaatacagaatttggaatttacagaatttttaaatacagaattttagaatacagaattttgtaatccgaattttggcacgtacagaatttcgaccccaactcACTTTAGACACtcagcttaaaaaaataaatagctctcaactggtataacgatgagggtaggtcatCCTATGGGGGAATCTTCTACTATTAAGtattatttattgaatttagaATAAAATACAAGTACAACAGTCGGAAGaggaattttgacaaaatgaacgaTTTTCGATCTGATGAGAataataggtaggtacatcAACCACACCATTTCTGCCCTACCCAAACTTGTAATCTTCCTATCATAGTGCGTTATTTCTTGCAACCTAAGAAGTGCACATATCTTTAGCTTTCTATTTATTTTCACAGATTAAttgttatatttatttaattttaatttttttattttaaatataaatcaaaacagAAATTTTAATTCTGAATACATCATCGATAAAACCTTAATgcgcaaaaaaatttgtttcttataaataaaacaatacctacatattagcaaaataaatataatattaattGACAAATAATACGATTTCTTTTAATTTGATAGGATGATAGATGCAAAACATTATATATTTTAAGTAAACatctaaacgaaaaaaaaaatggtataaaaagcttAGAATTTTTGGAATTGATATCAGTTGATTAAGACTTCGGTATTCAGTACCCAAGTCAAGTTGAATATAAATATGAAGTTCATTACAATTATTTCTGTTATTTTGATCGTTTTGGCTGTGGCTTACAAAACTTTTGCacaaacaacagcagcagcaacaacagctGCAACAACTGCAGCAACAActgcagcaacaacagcagcaacaacagcagcaacaactgcAGCAACAACTGCAGCAACAACCGCAGCAACAACTGTAGCAACAACCGCAGCAGCAACTGCATCAACATCAAATAAAAGAAGAGTTAGAACAAATGGAAGGAAACAAATCcgtataaaaagaataaataaacagCCTACTGCAACGGGGGTTCGTCGTAGGGTTAAGTATCCAAAAGTTTCTTATCCTAACTATGCTATTCTTCGTAAAGTGAGTGGAAAAAGGAGGAGAGgctaagtaaaattttttggatttcgAACCTAAATTAAAACGACTCCAAAATTAGCTTCACAAATAACACTTTCAATAAATgtatttcggaaaaaaaaaattttaaaaatgttaactaaTACAATATAATCTTTtgctatttcaaaaatttatgtacgtaaaaactttaaatttggtgtaaaacatctaaataatgaaaaattaaattaaaaaataaaatcaaatcaagATCCCTTTAAGTTTAGAATTCTAAGTCTCATTTTTAGCATAGAACACAGTTGTTTTCAAACGGACCTTGGGGTCAATTTGGACCCACAAAATGTTTTCTACTAAATTTGGCAAAAGTATAAGACGTTTTACCATCTTTGACACAATCCGAAAAAAAAGGGATGTGAAAAGACTAGTAGTAAAATGTAAAGGATACCACAATAACAGAAATCAGTAGTATCTCCCATTCCCATCTAGTCATCTGTCTttgaaatttgttgaaaatatagaaaaaaaaatgttatttcttgtaactgagtttaaaaaatattgatatcttGATCagattgattgaaaaatttggATCTGGTGTTATTTCGATTTTCAGGCCTATTTTCGTATTTCTCGATAAAAATGGTAATTGACTTATTTTAAATATGGAGACATACTAAAACCTAATGGTTTTTTCTTTTGTGGTTCTACTCCTGTTCATGCTTGCTACAATACTGATTGGCTTCCCTTAAaagttattataataaaatttaaagttcactttaaaatatcaaattaaattctaCATATTATTTCACCATACTAATAACTAATTTAATAGTCAGTTTGAAGGCAAacgctcggttaaattttacaATTGAGTTTCCCATCTATAAAATTAACCGAGCGTTAGCCTTTAACCTGATTttattaaattggtttttgatGTGGTGATATATGTagaatttagttaaaaattgtactagtaatctacaattttaaatttgtgaaaaaatcttttttctgtttcaacgaaatttgtattttacaaACAGGGTTGtacaaatatcaataaaaagagatgcatttgaaattaaataaaaaatgtttattacaaatgaaaaaaatttgcattacaaaaaaaaaatttattgcaaacgaaaaata includes the following:
- the LOC129914897 gene encoding putative uncharacterized protein DDB_G0291608, translated to MKFITIISVILIVLAVAYKTFAQTTAAATTAATTAATTAATTAATTAATTAATTAATTAATTVATTAAATASTSNKRRVRTNGRKQIRIKRINKQPTATGVRRRVKYPKVSYPNYAILRKLQQQQLQQLQQQLQQQLQQQLQQLLQQQQQEDKYNAGQRAIPATPVSPNLTGALKIKVEIFLKCGLAAAYSYV